From a region of the Tachypleus tridentatus isolate NWPU-2018 chromosome 1, ASM421037v1, whole genome shotgun sequence genome:
- the LOC143245791 gene encoding uncharacterized protein LOC143245791 isoform X3 yields MATPVTIYACVSIGLLLLTNGAVSVRLCGNSLSESLAFLCSVNGGFYSPQMKRSAPMPLLERIRRSVITVNKRNTVVSGRSGVAEECCRRSCTLETLVSYCAFPRATEMTATLRRLNFLGRRINGYHDIVQLSQNMTSQNNVSEETASRNNMTSENRALTKPVGTPRRGNSGLFVNPRTEQYVLQ; encoded by the exons ATGGCAACACCAGTAACGATATATGCATGTGTTTCGATTGGTTTACTTTTACTCACTAACGGTGCAGTTTCTGTGAGATTATGTGGGAACAGCCTCTCGGAATCTTTGGCATTCTTGTGCAGTGTTAATGGTGGATTCTACTCCCCACAAATGAAGCGTTCAG CTCCCATGCCACTCTTGGAACGAATAAGGAGAAGTGTTATAACTGTTAATAAACGGAACACTGTGGTCAGCGGTCGATCTGGAGTTGCCGAGGAGTGTTGTAGAAGGTCTTGTACTCTGGAGACTCTCGTGAGTTACTGCGCCTTTCCACGAGCCACCGAAATGACTGCTACTTTACGTCGACTGAATTTTCTTGGCCGTCGTATTAATGGATATCATGATATT GTACAGCTGTCCCAAAATATGACGTCACAGAACAATGTTTCTGAGGAGACGGCATCACGAAACAATATGACGTCAGAAAACCGAGCACTTACGAAACCTGTGGGAACACCACGTCGAGGAAATTCAGGGTTATTCGTGAATCCTCGAACGGAACAGTACGTCTTACAATAA
- the LOC143245791 gene encoding uncharacterized protein LOC143245791 isoform X1, translating to MKEQEENSQNNRRLKGRNLLPVDDNVTETTVAMATPVTIYACVSIGLLLLTNGAVSVRLCGNSLSESLAFLCSVNGGFYSPQMKRSAPMPLLERIRRSVITVNKRNTVVSGRSGVAEECCRRSCTLETLVSYCAFPRATEMTATLRRLNFLGRRINGYHDIVQLSQNMTSQNNVSEETASRNNMTSENRALTKPVGTPRRGNSGLFVNPRTEQYVLQ from the exons AACAAGAGGAGAACAGCCAAAATAACAGAAGATTAAAAGGAAGAAATCTGTTACCAGTTGATGACAACGTTACAGAAACGACAGTAGCCATGGCAACACCAGTAACGATATATGCATGTGTTTCGATTGGTTTACTTTTACTCACTAACGGTGCAGTTTCTGTGAGATTATGTGGGAACAGCCTCTCGGAATCTTTGGCATTCTTGTGCAGTGTTAATGGTGGATTCTACTCCCCACAAATGAAGCGTTCAG CTCCCATGCCACTCTTGGAACGAATAAGGAGAAGTGTTATAACTGTTAATAAACGGAACACTGTGGTCAGCGGTCGATCTGGAGTTGCCGAGGAGTGTTGTAGAAGGTCTTGTACTCTGGAGACTCTCGTGAGTTACTGCGCCTTTCCACGAGCCACCGAAATGACTGCTACTTTACGTCGACTGAATTTTCTTGGCCGTCGTATTAATGGATATCATGATATT GTACAGCTGTCCCAAAATATGACGTCACAGAACAATGTTTCTGAGGAGACGGCATCACGAAACAATATGACGTCAGAAAACCGAGCACTTACGAAACCTGTGGGAACACCACGTCGAGGAAATTCAGGGTTATTCGTGAATCCTCGAACGGAACAGTACGTCTTACAATAA
- the LOC143245791 gene encoding uncharacterized protein LOC143245791 isoform X2 has protein sequence MKQEENSQNNRRLKGRNLLPVDDNVTETTVAMATPVTIYACVSIGLLLLTNGAVSVRLCGNSLSESLAFLCSVNGGFYSPQMKRSAPMPLLERIRRSVITVNKRNTVVSGRSGVAEECCRRSCTLETLVSYCAFPRATEMTATLRRLNFLGRRINGYHDIVQLSQNMTSQNNVSEETASRNNMTSENRALTKPVGTPRRGNSGLFVNPRTEQYVLQ, from the exons AACAAGAGGAGAACAGCCAAAATAACAGAAGATTAAAAGGAAGAAATCTGTTACCAGTTGATGACAACGTTACAGAAACGACAGTAGCCATGGCAACACCAGTAACGATATATGCATGTGTTTCGATTGGTTTACTTTTACTCACTAACGGTGCAGTTTCTGTGAGATTATGTGGGAACAGCCTCTCGGAATCTTTGGCATTCTTGTGCAGTGTTAATGGTGGATTCTACTCCCCACAAATGAAGCGTTCAG CTCCCATGCCACTCTTGGAACGAATAAGGAGAAGTGTTATAACTGTTAATAAACGGAACACTGTGGTCAGCGGTCGATCTGGAGTTGCCGAGGAGTGTTGTAGAAGGTCTTGTACTCTGGAGACTCTCGTGAGTTACTGCGCCTTTCCACGAGCCACCGAAATGACTGCTACTTTACGTCGACTGAATTTTCTTGGCCGTCGTATTAATGGATATCATGATATT GTACAGCTGTCCCAAAATATGACGTCACAGAACAATGTTTCTGAGGAGACGGCATCACGAAACAATATGACGTCAGAAAACCGAGCACTTACGAAACCTGTGGGAACACCACGTCGAGGAAATTCAGGGTTATTCGTGAATCCTCGAACGGAACAGTACGTCTTACAATAA